The genomic window ACTTTTCGTAAGCCACCCTCAGTTTGATTACCTTTCCCTTGAATACGTCGCATGGCGCGAGCCATGGCGATCCAGACATAAGAAATTGTCTTTGAGAGGAGATGTGACTCAGCAGCGTACGCCTGTTGAATGGCAGCAATACGCTCTTCTGTGGGAGACTTTCTaaccttcttctcctcatcgtcgtcgtcatcgtcatcttcctctaTAGATTCTTGGACAGCGGGTTCATTTGCTGCAGCCTGTTTGAGGGTGTTGACTTCAAGCTTCTCCCGTTCTTTGACTTTGTCGCCCATTTTGTAGAGGGTATCCAAAACAGCGTCGTAAGGTTTCCGCACTGCCTTGGCATATTCGGatttttcctcttctttctctgGATAGTTGGCTTCGATATGGTCAGCGTGTTTGAAGGCAAGCAACACGCTCTCTGGGTTGGCGCTGATGCCTTGAAGCAGCATTTCGGTGCCTTGAACCTTCTCATTTTCTCGAATGTCGGCTTCAAAGCACCAAGCGGCTGCATTAACCCAAACTTCGGGCCAAAAGCGTAGGGCCATTAAGGCTTGTTTGTAGCAATACAGAATTCGCTGCTTGTATGCTTTCGGTTCGTCATCCTTGAGGACCAAAGGATCTTCCAGTTCCCAAGCAATCCACTTCTTCCACATTTCAACTTGGGCATGGAATTCCTCATGGCCATCAAAGCCTTGAGCGGGAGGCAGCCGTGGAAGATTTTCTCTCTTGAGGTTTCGCGTGATGTTGTCCAAAGCAATGTTGGCGCTCTTCGCCGACATATATCCCGGTGATCTCTCTTGGATGAACTTACGACCCTATTCCATCAGGTTAGGTTAGTGACGAGGTGAAGGCTATGGCAGTCGTTGGAACGTACAGTAACTTTGTTCAGGCCCATCTCGAATTGATCATACTCTTTCCATAGAGTATTCACAGATGACATAGGGACGGCGATGGCACGATGATATGCTTTGCGGAGTTGATCCATCTTTTGTTGATCCTGCCATCCTGTGCCACCAACCTGACCTGGGCCATTTTTGATGAACTGAACATAGTCTTGCCAAATATTACCCGAATCACGGTCAAATCCAATGGTGTCAATGACAAACTCGTATGACTGAGTGACGGTACGTCGGGCCTGACCGGTTGGGTCATTTGTCAGGTCATTCCGACGTCGAATATAATTAAGATATAACGTCCAAAGCTTGACGTTGGGCACAGACATCAGGCATCTTCCAAAGAGTTGTTCAGCGTCGACAAAATTATCAAGATTGAGTTCCATTTCAATCCATTCAACCCAAATATCAGCCTATGGAATGGCTTCGTGTCAGTCGCTAGACGGCATTCTTTATTCAGATGTTATAACTCACCGCTTGGGGAAACACTTCAAGGAAACGGTTGTACAGTAAGCGGAGTTCGTCAAGCCTGCCTCGACGCTTATGATCGGCCATTAGGTTGATCCACGCATCCATATCTCCACGCGGGTCTTCCTGAATGCGCGCCTCCAAAAGTACCACGGGATTCACTCCAGCCAGCCCAAGAGGTGCATTAGGAAGCGCGCCGGCAATGGGAAGGGGCGTAGTGCCATTGCTGGTTTGGTTGGCATTGGCCGCAGCCGAATTTCGTGCTCCAGATGGAGCGTCCTGGTTAtcgtcctcttcatcatccgaCACCTCGACCAGAAACCCCCCCGACATCTTAGGTTTGTTGGCTGGTCTCTGCGACGGTGTCCCAGACGCAGACTTGTCAGGTATGTGCGAGACACTGTCAAAACCGACAGATTCGGGATCATATTCGCCTCCATCGTCCTGGTCCTCTTCATTTTCATCAATAGGCTCGGCAGCTTCGCTCACAGCTTCCGACGTTTCCTCAGGCTGGTCGAGCCCTGCGCTCGGCTGCGCGAGCGGATCATATTCCACACCAGAACCCTCCCCTTCCCAGGCAGCATCTTCCGTGGCCATTTTCACGAGCGCACTTGTATTCTTTATATTAGAATATGATGGAGAAGTCGCGATATACGTGGTCGTTGGCGGGGTTGTAGTTCAAACGAGGCAAGGGACGTAGCTCCGTCTCGATGAAATTGCAAGAGGAACAGGCGGGAAGTATATGAGAGGCACTCGAGTTGCGGGGGAAGAAATATAATGCTCTGTAAAATGGCTAAGTAACTGATGCTGTGGTGGGATCATGCAATGCCTGCAGGCGACTCGCTGAATTGGAAGCTTCGCCTGCTGAGTGGCGATTCCAAAGCAGCTCTCCACGACTGGCGAAGACGCGGGACGTCGGTGAAAGGCGCAATAATGTTAAAGAGAGCGAAATAAACAAAACAATGCGATAGCAATACGATGGTCTGCGGCCTGTGCTGGATGTCGGgtggcaccagcagcaggatCAGGCTGTGATTGACAGCTCTTGAAGGTGTTGATGTCCTGAGAAGCTCGTCGCAGAGTCGCAGGCAAAAAACAAGAATAGCTAGTCTAAAATGGGCGGGCGGTGAGCCCTTTGTCTCTGCATGGACCAGTGGGCGCCCCAGGAACCAACTAAACCG from Metarhizium brunneum chromosome 2, complete sequence includes these protein-coding regions:
- the RNA14 gene encoding mRNA 3'-end-processing protein RNA14, whose product is MATEDAAWEGEGSGVEYDPLAQPSAGLDQPEETSEAVSEAAEPIDENEEDQDDGGEYDPESVGFDSVSHIPDKSASGTPSQRPANKPKMSGGFLVEVSDDEEDDNQDAPSGARNSAAANANQTSNGTTPLPIAGALPNAPLGLAGVNPVVLLEARIQEDPRGDMDAWINLMADHKRRGRLDELRLLYNRFLEVFPQAADIWVEWIEMELNLDNFVDAEQLFGRCLMSVPNVKLWTLYLNYIRRRNDLTNDPTGQARRTVTQSYEFVIDTIGFDRDSGNIWQDYVQFIKNGPGQVGGTGWQDQQKMDQLRKAYHRAIAVPMSSVNTLWKEYDQFEMGLNKVTGRKFIQERSPGYMSAKSANIALDNITRNLKRENLPRLPPAQGFDGHEEFHAQVEMWKKWIAWELEDPLVLKDDEPKAYKQRILYCYKQALMALRFWPEVWVNAAAWCFEADIRENEKVQGTEMLLQGISANPESVLLAFKHADHIEANYPEKEEEKSEYAKAVRKPYDAVLDTLYKMGDKVKEREKLEVNTLKQAAANEPAVQESIEEDDDDDDDEEKKVRKSPTEERIAAIQQAYAAESHLLSKTISYVWIAMARAMRRIQGKGNQTEGGLRKVFTDARQKGRLTSDVYVAVALLESVVYKDPVGAKIFERGARLFPNDAGFMIEYLKYLHSKDDTTNARVVFETCVNRLVSKPETLQKAKQLYAYFHKYESQYGELSQISKLEARMAELFPEDPKLSYFTSRYSTETFDPVAAPIIISKAVQMRPKQLIPAIEQPISTRESIPPSRQEQSPRPQFIRATASPKRPFGIEDEDLNPPKRIARGVSPLKGAAGRRLDQQRRNQTSALPRDVTFLLSLLPPAPTYDETRLNPTIMVSLLRDTQLPDYASWKAKTGGQYRITSGNHSRQASGDFGNRPTSPYGRMAAASGAYRNSPLRTESGNAFAANPYAPPPDASGATASSWQPPSAGAYGIPPPAGQYGGYRY